Proteins encoded in a region of the Paenibacillus sp. W2I17 genome:
- a CDS encoding ABC transporter ATP-binding protein produces MKTTTNDERRGLEQSEEESGVRSHDFAKDVNHVDIDNAGINTTETDHAVTDADIDTTGTGNASSLSTLGNPVLHVEHLSRTYAGADRPAVNDISFTLNHGECLGLVGESGCGKSTLARCLLRIEDADTGSITLGGQDIARLSGRRLRPYRRKIQIVFQNPMAALNPKLKIADSLIDPYEQLGRNAELSHFTYTSKDAYVQKLLEAVELPSDMAGRYPHELSGGQRQRVTIARAIGIEPDVVVLDEPTASLDVISQGAVLQLLTDLRTSLGLSYVFISHDLAAVHRMSQRIIVMREGQIVDRFGADALFAEERHPYTKELISIF; encoded by the coding sequence ATGAAGACAACCACAAATGATGAACGCCGTGGACTTGAGCAGTCCGAAGAAGAATCTGGTGTGCGAAGCCACGATTTTGCAAAAGACGTAAACCATGTAGACATAGACAATGCAGGCATAAATACTACAGAAACAGATCATGCAGTTACAGATGCAGATATAGATACCACGGGTACAGGCAATGCTTCATCGCTCAGCACCCTTGGCAATCCTGTGCTTCACGTGGAACATCTCAGCCGAACGTATGCAGGTGCAGACCGACCGGCTGTGAATGATATTTCCTTCACTCTGAACCACGGTGAATGCCTTGGCCTGGTTGGCGAGAGCGGCTGCGGCAAGAGTACACTCGCACGTTGTCTGTTAAGGATTGAAGATGCAGATACAGGCTCGATTACACTGGGTGGACAGGATATTGCACGGCTGAGCGGTCGACGGTTGCGACCTTATCGCCGGAAGATCCAGATTGTATTCCAGAACCCGATGGCGGCACTGAATCCGAAGCTCAAGATTGCTGATTCGCTGATCGATCCGTATGAACAACTTGGACGGAACGCCGAGCTGTCCCACTTTACCTACACGTCGAAGGATGCTTACGTCCAAAAGCTGCTTGAAGCTGTCGAGCTTCCAAGCGATATGGCTGGACGATATCCGCATGAGCTAAGTGGTGGACAGCGTCAGCGCGTCACGATCGCGCGTGCCATTGGCATTGAGCCTGACGTTGTCGTTCTGGATGAACCGACGGCCAGCCTGGACGTGATCTCGCAAGGAGCAGTTTTGCAGTTGCTCACCGATCTCCGGACATCGCTTGGTCTTTCATACGTGTTCATCTCGCATGATCTGGCTGCTGTACATCGCATGAGCCAGCGTATCATCGTTATGCGGGAAGGTCAGATCGTTGACCGCTTTGGCGCAGATGCGTTGTTCGCTGAAGAACGCCATCCGTACACGAAGGAACTGATTTCAATTTTCTGA